A stretch of the Theileria equi strain WA chromosome 1, complete sequence genome encodes the following:
- a CDS encoding hypothetical protein (encoded by transcript BEWA_019130A) has protein sequence MESQHSWTKYCLDVVVKKMRGDRYGTLFASPVLEASDSIISPAIKENYRLVIQNPMDYKTVRTKLENNMYDEPQEFHSDMVLIYENCIKFNPPVGTSKWVHDAAKSNLKKYLKLWEQSEPTILAYFKRGPVVTHSAALTQEISVSDESKTYGTPKFRLNLQKIHEYKLRKGFINQPPQEIKEAVTTTLENDTPTVREFYDIDELDKTLLEGTPELPSIMSKQDNGILCVSWLSENECNRLFPNCSIIGLTDDKPSYNFSDVAIRCIYNQLYLSDLGPPGKLEHIPDESDSEPIVDHTLQQHNRIYFNISKHTSKQDIKSIFCMDENPNPIRSIFGVEETSPRKSIFNIKMEGKRARSDADWTFPSKKQASLTLNGTTDVSIGDRDPVCIPESTDMKESISTDLPEVHLDKFMDSEISSNISNLTSFARIELRMNSTISIDSTTEAVLKKNEFIKILNIGEFVDILCEPSISLLSSSSGFFKIDESEFKHRNSILKHIRLFLVNCAQVLVQVSKEYETLPKLVLKGKSQMSSVESLQCEAKIGNLKNLPFFQLPSAGGICYCADLDILWRTQFINNALPTPLLALHIILEI, from the exons atggaatcGCAGCATTCTTGGACAAAATATTGTCTAGATGTG GTTGTTAAGAAGATGCGAGGGGACCGCTATGGTACCCTATTTGCAAGCCCCGTCTTGGAAGCTAGCGATTCCATTATATCCCCTGCAATAAAGGAAAATTATCGACTTGTCATTCAGAATCCTATGGATTACAAAACAGTGAGG ACCAAATTGGAGAACAATATGTACGATGAACCTCAAGAATTTCACTCTGACATGGTGCttatttatgaaaattgCATAAAGTTTAATCCTCCAGTTGGAACCAGCAAATGGGTACATGATGCTGCCAAATCCAACCTTAAGAAATACTTAAAACT ATGGGAGCAAAGTGAACCTACAATTTTGGCCTATTTCAAACGTGGCCCAGTTGTAACGCATTCAGCGGCGCTAACGCAGGAAATCTCCGTCTCTGATGAGTCTAAAACATATGgaactccaaaatttcGTTTAAATCTGCAGAAAATTCATGAATATAAACTGAGGAAAGGTTTTATCAACCAGCCCCCTCAGGAGATAAAAGAAGCCGTTACTACaactttggaaaatgaTACACCAACTGTGCGGGAGTTTTATGACATAGATGAATTGGATAAAACACTTTTGGAGGGGACTCCCGAATTGCCATCTATCATGAGTAAACAGGATAATGGAATTCTATGTGTTAGCTGGCTTTCTGAGAATGAGTGCAACAGACTATTTCCTAATTGTAGTATCATAGGCCTGACAGATGACAAACCAAGTTATAACTTCAGTGACGTTGCAATTCGTTGTATATATAATCAGCTTTATCTAAGTGACTTGGGTCCACCTGGGAAACTGGAACATATTCCGGATGAATCAGATTCCGAACCAATTGTTGATCACACGCTCCAACAGCACAATCGCATTTATTTTAACATTTCGAAGCACACATCTAAGCAAGACATAAAATCGATTTTTTGTATGGATGAGAACCCTAACCCTATAAGGTCTATATTTGGTGTCGAGGAGACTAGTCCAAGAAAATCGATAtttaacattaaaatgGAGGGGAAAAGGGCACGTAGTGATGCAGATTGGACTTTTCCATCAAAGAAACAAGCGAGCCTAACATTGAATGGCACGACTGATGTTTCCATTGGTGACCGTGACCCCGTATGTATTCCAGAAAGTACTGATATGAAAGAATCTATTTCTACGGACTTACCAGAGGTCCATTTGGATAAATTTATGGATTCTGAGATATCTAGCAATATATCCAATTTAACCTCGTTCGCGCGCATAGAGTTACGTATGAATTCTACAATTTCTATAGATTCGACTACAGAAGCTGTGCTTAAGAAGAACgagtttataaaaattttaaatatcGGCGAATTTGTAGATATTCTTTGTGAACCATCTATATCATTACTATCTTCGAGCTCTGGtttttttaaaattgaCGAATCGGAATTCAAGCATCGCAACTCAATCCTTAAACACATCAGACTATTCTTAGTAAACTGTGCACAAGTCCTCGTTCAAGTTtctaaagaatatgaaaCACTACCAAAGCTTGTACTAAAGGGTAAATCACAAATGTCATCGGTAGAAAGTTTGCAATGCGAAGCAAAAATTGGTAATCTGAAGAatttaccattttttcAACTACCCAGCGCTGGTGGAATTTGTTATTGTGCGGATCTTGACATATTGTGGAGAACACAGTTTATTAACAATGCACTTCCCACGCCACTATTGGCGTTACACATAATACTAGAGATTTAA